From the genome of Carassius gibelio isolate Cgi1373 ecotype wild population from Czech Republic chromosome B10, carGib1.2-hapl.c, whole genome shotgun sequence, one region includes:
- the rnft1 gene encoding E3 ubiquitin-protein ligase RNFT1 isoform X1, translating to MKFRAQYDRGAYSESRRAFKLRDSPDPMQTDPSTQGGNGLSLTLQPELLARMPGAGSASRPETDEDVRVPIGSGRGATSRRLRTASHSHSHSHGHTHSHEPESESSESDLESGESGSSLSELRYLLRWLKKSLPFIVILCAKLVIQHALGLAVAIGLFTTFMYVNKSIQTQVFLHDRRTKLHCAWILLFLTSSSLLVFYTFHTQSLYRCLIFANATIDSQNFWEVLWSVGVTNFILKFFFMGLKCLVLLIPSPLMTYRRRGQWYMLIEELGQLYQVIAPVPLWFRYLVSYDEMDTSVGLTLGILLALLYLIMKLLALYGLSGSLQKQLRTFFSSEVNGAPASPAQVREAGDICPICQADFKQPRVLVCQHIFCEECIAQWLNQERTCPLCRTVITDKVQKWKDGATSAYLQIY from the exons ATGAAATTCCGCGCGCAGTATGACAG AGGAGCATATAGCGAGTCCAGAAGAGCGTTTAAACTGAGGGATTCACCTGATCCGATGCAAACCGATCCGAGCACGCAGGGAGGGAACGGGCTGTCACTTACCCTGCAGCCGGAGCTGCTCGCCCGAATGCCCGGCGCTGGAAGTGCCAGCAGGCCGGAAACAGACGAGGACGTCCGGGTTCCTATCGGCAGCGGACGCGGCGCGACGTCGCGAAGGCTGAGAACAGCGAGTCACAGTCACAGTCACAGCCACGGACACACTCACAGCCATGAGCCCGAGTCAGAGAGCAGCGAGTCTGACCTGGAATCCGGAGAATCCGGCAGCTCGTTATCGGAGCTGCGCTACCTCCTGCGCTGGCTCAAGAAGAGTCTTCCCTTCATAGTTATTCTCTGTGCGAAACTAGTGATCCAGCACGCCCTGG gTCTGGCCGTTGCAATTGGTTTGTTTACCACCTTTATGTACGTCAACAAAAGCATTCAGACGCAAGTCTTTCTCCAC GACCGAAGGACAAAGTTGCATTGTGCCTGGATCTTGCTGTTCCTCACATCCTCCAGTCTTCTTGTGTTCTACACTTTTCACACCCAGTCACTTTATCGCTG CCTAATTTTTGCAAACGCTACAATAGATTCTCAGAACTTCTGGGAGGTTTTATGGAGTGTCGGTGTGACTAACTTCATTTTGAAGTTTTTCTTCATGGGGCTCAAGTGTCTTGTTCTCCTCATCCCCTCCCCGCTCATGACATACCGGCGAAGG GGCCAGTGGTACATGCTCATAGAGGAGCTGGGTCAGTTGTATCAAGTGATCGCTCCTGTCCCGCTTTGGTTCCGCTATCTGGTCAGTTATGATGAGATGGACACCTCAGTGGGTCTTACTCTGGGAATCCTGTTAGCCTTGCTCTACCTCATAATGAAG CTTTTGGCCTTGTATGGACTGTCAGGATCATTGCAAAAACAATTACGGACTTTTTTCAGTTCTGAG GTGAACGGAGCTCCAGCCAGTCCTGCTCAGGTTAGAGAGGCAGGGGACATTTGTCCGATCTGTCAGGCTGATTTTAAGCAGCCTCGGGTCCTCGTGTGTCAG CATATCTTCTGTGAGGAGTGCATCGCCCAGTGGCTTAACCAGGAGAGAACCTGTCCTCTCTGCCGCACTGTCATCACAGACAAGGTGCAGAAGTGGAAAGATGGTGCAACATCAGCTTATTTGCAAATATACTGA
- the rnft1 gene encoding E3 ubiquitin-protein ligase RNFT1 isoform X2: MKLEKIGAYSESRRAFKLRDSPDPMQTDPSTQGGNGLSLTLQPELLARMPGAGSASRPETDEDVRVPIGSGRGATSRRLRTASHSHSHSHGHTHSHEPESESSESDLESGESGSSLSELRYLLRWLKKSLPFIVILCAKLVIQHALGLAVAIGLFTTFMYVNKSIQTQVFLHDRRTKLHCAWILLFLTSSSLLVFYTFHTQSLYRCLIFANATIDSQNFWEVLWSVGVTNFILKFFFMGLKCLVLLIPSPLMTYRRRGQWYMLIEELGQLYQVIAPVPLWFRYLVSYDEMDTSVGLTLGILLALLYLIMKLLALYGLSGSLQKQLRTFFSSEVNGAPASPAQVREAGDICPICQADFKQPRVLVCQHIFCEECIAQWLNQERTCPLCRTVITDKVQKWKDGATSAYLQIY; this comes from the exons ATGAAGCTTGAAAAAAT AGGAGCATATAGCGAGTCCAGAAGAGCGTTTAAACTGAGGGATTCACCTGATCCGATGCAAACCGATCCGAGCACGCAGGGAGGGAACGGGCTGTCACTTACCCTGCAGCCGGAGCTGCTCGCCCGAATGCCCGGCGCTGGAAGTGCCAGCAGGCCGGAAACAGACGAGGACGTCCGGGTTCCTATCGGCAGCGGACGCGGCGCGACGTCGCGAAGGCTGAGAACAGCGAGTCACAGTCACAGTCACAGCCACGGACACACTCACAGCCATGAGCCCGAGTCAGAGAGCAGCGAGTCTGACCTGGAATCCGGAGAATCCGGCAGCTCGTTATCGGAGCTGCGCTACCTCCTGCGCTGGCTCAAGAAGAGTCTTCCCTTCATAGTTATTCTCTGTGCGAAACTAGTGATCCAGCACGCCCTGG gTCTGGCCGTTGCAATTGGTTTGTTTACCACCTTTATGTACGTCAACAAAAGCATTCAGACGCAAGTCTTTCTCCAC GACCGAAGGACAAAGTTGCATTGTGCCTGGATCTTGCTGTTCCTCACATCCTCCAGTCTTCTTGTGTTCTACACTTTTCACACCCAGTCACTTTATCGCTG CCTAATTTTTGCAAACGCTACAATAGATTCTCAGAACTTCTGGGAGGTTTTATGGAGTGTCGGTGTGACTAACTTCATTTTGAAGTTTTTCTTCATGGGGCTCAAGTGTCTTGTTCTCCTCATCCCCTCCCCGCTCATGACATACCGGCGAAGG GGCCAGTGGTACATGCTCATAGAGGAGCTGGGTCAGTTGTATCAAGTGATCGCTCCTGTCCCGCTTTGGTTCCGCTATCTGGTCAGTTATGATGAGATGGACACCTCAGTGGGTCTTACTCTGGGAATCCTGTTAGCCTTGCTCTACCTCATAATGAAG CTTTTGGCCTTGTATGGACTGTCAGGATCATTGCAAAAACAATTACGGACTTTTTTCAGTTCTGAG GTGAACGGAGCTCCAGCCAGTCCTGCTCAGGTTAGAGAGGCAGGGGACATTTGTCCGATCTGTCAGGCTGATTTTAAGCAGCCTCGGGTCCTCGTGTGTCAG CATATCTTCTGTGAGGAGTGCATCGCCCAGTGGCTTAACCAGGAGAGAACCTGTCCTCTCTGCCGCACTGTCATCACAGACAAGGTGCAGAAGTGGAAAGATGGTGCAACATCAGCTTATTTGCAAATATACTGA